In a single window of the Neodiprion virginianus isolate iyNeoVirg1 chromosome 1, iyNeoVirg1.1, whole genome shotgun sequence genome:
- the LOC124310515 gene encoding carbonic anhydrase 1-like, protein MNNQPSRKQLGQSPINLDEENVIGIQLPPLIMSGHWSQDGYTTLVNTGSTARITLGGERIPATIRGGPFGDDVYQLDEVTFRWGSADCMGAEHTLNGTWFTMEAQALHWNLRYGALEKCWDKRDGLAICAYFLQVYQLPAWEENPLFSKITDNLDKVIQPGISAKITPNSLCWMRQACQTPGYYTYQGSITTSPYHECVTWIIFPEPVRISEHQARMFRSLRNKYGSCIRENHRPVQHLNGRTVYYAS, encoded by the exons ATGAATAATCAACCCA GTAGGAAACAGTTGGGTCAGTCCCCTATAAATCTGGATGAAGAGAATGTCATCGGGATCCAGCTCCCACCGTTAATCATGAGCGGACATTGGAGCCAAGATGGCTACACCACGCTCGTCAACACGGGATCAACTG CACGTATCACCCTTGGGGGTGAGAGAATTCCAGCAACCATTCGCGGCGGGCCTTTCGGAGACGACGTATATCAACTCGACGAAGTCACATTTCGTTGGGGTTCGGCGGACTGCATGGGAGCTGAGCACACGTTAAACGGCACGTGGTTCACAATGGAAGCCCAAGCCCTTCACTGGAATTTGCGATATGGTGCTTTGGAGAAGTGTTGGGACAAGCGAGATGGCCTTGCCATTTGTGCCTATTTTCTTCAGGTTTATCAGCTACCAGCGTGGGAAGAGAATCCCCTCTTCAGCAAAATCACTGACAACTTGGACAAGGTCATTCAGCCCGGAATATCCGCGAAGATAACTCCAA ATTCGTTGTGCTGGATGAGGCAGGCCTGCCAGACACCGGGATACTACACGTATCAAGGCTCGATCACAACGTCTCCGTATCACGAGTGCGTCACTTGGATAATTTTTCCGGAGCCTGTGAGGATATCCGAACATCAGGCAAGGATGTTTCGTAGTTTACGGAATAAATATGGCAGCTGCATACGCGAAAACCATCGGCCCGTTCAACACCTCAACGGACGAACAGTTTACTATGCTAGTTGA
- the LOC124310513 gene encoding carbonic anhydrase 1-like, which translates to MPGNQTRALRRRSMRRQASLRNIASTECCKLSCRAGLRSSKAIKNGATQLKNDGTICTHIKGPTGQSPVDLAPTEVVRNEEFPPLKMTGHWTPLGSAFMYNTGNTAEIRMSLDRPPAILSGGPLKDEYEFAQLHFHWGASNCHGAEHSLNGKLFSMEAHAVHFNKRYETFENCLDKRDGVVVVGYFLQVVGDDRTEDHPQFAKVTDHLHHVVEPNTKAELPHDALAWMKQGRCLCSGYYTYHGSLTTPPYNECVTWILFPDPIRITKRQAELFRNMKSHSGGCITANFRPVQGLNGREIFFGS; encoded by the exons ATGCCTGGAAATCAGACTCGCGCTTTACGTCGTCGTTCCATGCGACGCCAGGCTAGTCTTCGGAACATCGCAAGCACCGAGTGTTGCAAATTGTCTTGCCGAGCAG GCCTCCGTTCATCTAAAGCCATCAAAAATGGAGCCACGCAATTAAAAAACGACGGAACGATTTGCACACATATCAAAG GACCTACTGGGCAGTCTCCCGTTGATTTGGCACCTACTGAAGTGGTACGTAACGAGGAGTTTCCACCACTTAAAATGACAGGACACTGGACTCCACTTGGAAGCGCTTTCATGTACAACACGGGAAACACAG CCGAGATTAGGATGAGCCTCGACCGACCGCCTGCCATTTTGTCCGGAGGACCTCTGAAGGACGAGTACGAATTCGCACAGTTGCACTTTCACTGGGGAGCCAGTAACTGTCATGGTGCTGAACACTCTCTCAACGGAAAATT GTTCTCGATGGAAGCACACGCGGTGCATTTCAACAAAAGATATGAGACTTTTGAAAACTGCTTGGACAAGCGTGAcggtgttgttgttgttggctACTTTCTGCAAGTTGTAGGCGATGACAGAACTGAGGATCATCCACAGTTCGCAAAGGTTACGGACCACCTCCATCACGTAGTAGAGCCTAACACGAAGGCAGAACTTCCGCATG ACGCTTTAGCCTGGATGAAGCAGGGTCGGTGTCTCTGTAGTGGGTACTACACGTATCACGGCTCTCTGACCACACCACCCTACAACGAATGTGTAACGTGGATCCTGTTCCCGGACCCAATAAGGATCACGAAAAGACAGGCCGAGCTTTTCCGCAACATGAAGTCCCACTCGGGAGGCTGCATTACCGCCAACTTCCGCCCTGTTCAAGGCCTAAACGGaagggaaatattttttggaagTTAA
- the LOC124303253 gene encoding carbonic anhydrase 3-like — NLLAALLLTEILDWTQLFAPLDCQHSPVFIFGYADHNGPHTWKLSYPESGGSSQSPVNIVTRSACVVQPSEPLKWRGYSIQPVSMTMANDGNNVLVCAFWTRSSRPSIQGGPLNGCYDFYSMMFHWGPSDVEGSEHTLDYVRYPMELQMIHVKRGFNSPLDAIVLGAKDGVMIISFFFQITNVENPYLDHIVTNLWRVSQPGAKAYIPPFPLEWMFPPFEKNYYTYNGSLTQPPCSEIVTWIIQPEPIAISSSQVAKFRKLCSLDGPILLNSRPVQKLNDRSIYLHE, encoded by the exons AATCTCCTTGCAGCCTTGCTCCTGACGGAAATTCTGGACTGGACCCAGCTTTTCGCGCCGTTGGATTGCCAACACTCGCCAGTTTTCATATTCGGATATGCGGACCACAACGGACCTCATACTTGGAAACTCTCTTACCCGGAGAGTGGCGGAAGCTCTCAATCCCCCGTCAACATTGTCACACGCTCGGCATGTGTCGTTCAACCGAGCGAACCTCTCAAGTGGAGAGGATACAGCATCCAGCCAGTGTCTATGACGATGGCCAATGACGGCAATAACG TGTTGGTTTGCGCCTTCTGGACTCGATCTTCAAGGCCTTCCATTCAGGGAGGTCCGCTCAACGGCTGCTACGATTTTTACTCGATGATGTTCCACTGGGGTCCGTCGGATGTCGAGGGCAGCGAACACACTCTCGACTACGTCCGTTACCCTATGGAATTACAGATGATCCACGTCAAGCGAGGCTTCAACTCTCCCCTTGACGCTATCGTACTAGGAGCGAAGGACGGTGTGATGATCATTTCGTTCTTTTTCCAG ATCACCAACGTGGAAAATCCCTATTTGGACCACATCGTTACCAACTTATGGCGAGTCAGTCAACCCGGCGCAAAGGCTTACATTCCCCCATTTCCTCTTGAATGGATGTTTCCACCGTTCGAAAAGAATTACTATACCTACAACGGCTCTTTGACGCAGCCACCGTGCAGCGAAATCGTCACTTGGATAATTCAACCAGAACCAATCGCAATCTCATCAAGCCAA GTCGCGAAATTCCGAAAGCTGTGTTCACTGGACGGTCCGATTCTTCTGAACTCACGGCCCGTGCAAAAGCTCAACGATCGAAGTATTTACTTACACGAGTAG
- the LOC124310514 gene encoding tetraspanin-11-like, which produces MKYLKVALFMFNLLIWFAGCTVLVMGAWLLLEPSKGHLLNLFVPDVTPHETIHLVAYSLLGLGITVLTVGFCGCRAAFHGNQCILAIYMSMLIALIVTELVTAAVGGLMIFRVLSGLEKRLGERLSDHYGYNSSSDISFSRSLDFAQYKFNCCGIHSDEDYNDTAWWKYIQETRGKRQQVPLTCCVLNIEPENAGSPISVVSRVFHRNDDEPWVHPQPKDELSCQIPDPEGHANYRHKEGCLNKIITWLQVESFTLVFLAMAMAGIQTFGIITSAFLCRTLRDMDID; this is translated from the exons ATGAAGTATCTAAAAGTCGCCTTGTTCATGTTCAACCTTTTAATATGG tttGCTGGCTGTACGGTCCTCGTAATGGGTGCCTGGCTCTTGCTGGAACCAAGCAAGGGCCATCTCTTGAACCTTTTCGTCCCTGATGTGACGCCGCACGAGACCATTCATTTGGTTGCTTACAGTCTTCTTGGTCTTGGCATTACCGTCCTCACGGTTGGCTTCTGCGGATGTCGTGCTGCATTTCACGGCAATCAATGCATACTGGCAATC TACATGAGCATGCTGATCGCTCTGATAGTGACGGAACTGGTGACAGCTGCGGTGGGTGGACTGATGATATTTCGCGTGCTTTCCGGACTGGAGAAGAGGCTTGGCGAACGCCTTTCTGACCATTACGGTTACAACTCAAGCAGCGACATCTCGTTCAGTCGCAGTCTCGACTTTGCACAGTATAAG TTTAATTGCTGTGGAATCCACAGTGACGAAGACTACAATGACACAGCATGGTGGAAGTATATCCAAGAAACTCGAGGCAAACGACAACAAGTCCCTTTGACGTGTTGTGTGCTGAACATCGAG CCTGAAAACGCTGGGAGTCCGATCAGCGTCGTATCCAGAGTGTTTCACAGAAAC GATGACGAACCGTGGGTTCATCCTCAACCAAAAGACGAGCTATCCTGTCAAATTCCAGATCCAGAAGGTCATGCCAACTACAGACATAAAGAG GGCTGCCTTAACAAGATTATCACCTGGCTTCAAGTCGAAAGCTTCACCCTTGTGTTCCTGGCCATGGCCATGGCCGGTATTCAA ACATTCGGTATCATCACCTCTGCCTTTCTCTGTCGCACTCTCAGAGATATGGATATAGATTGA